DNA from Oncorhynchus masou masou isolate Uvic2021 chromosome 5, UVic_Omas_1.1, whole genome shotgun sequence:
ttttcaagtctccagagatgttcgatcgggttcaagttcaggctctggcgggccactcaaggacattgagacttgtcccgaagccactcctgcgttgtcttggctgtgtgcttagggttgttgtcctgttggaaggtgaaccttcgccccaatctgaggtcctgagtgctttggagcaggttttcatcaaggatctgctctgttaatctttccctcgattctgactagtctcccagtccctgccgctgaaaaacatccccacaaatgatgctgccaccaccatgcttcaccatagggatggtgccaggtttcctccagaagtgacacttggcattcaggccaaagagttcaatattggtttcatcagaccagataatcttgtttctcatggtctgagtcctttaggtgccttttggcaaactccaagcggcctgtcatgtcccctttactgaggagtggcttccgtctgaccactctaccataaaggcctgattgatggagtgctgcagagatggttgtcctggaaagttctcccatctccacagaggaactctggagctctgtcagagtgaccatcgggttattggtgacctccctggccaaggcccttctcccctgattgctcagtttgacaggGTGGtgagctctcggaagagtcttggtggtaccaaacttcttccatttaataatgatggaggccactgtatttttggggaccttcaatggtgcagaaatgttttggttcccttccccagatctgtgcctcgacacaatcctgtctcggagctccacggacaattccttcgacctcatggcttggtttctgctctgacatgcactgtcaactttgggaccttataCATTATTTATATTGTAAATCATGTCcgttcaattgaatttaccacaggtggactccaatcaagttgtagaaacatctcaaggatgaatcaatggaaacatgatgcacctgagctcaatttagagtctcatagcaaagggtcagaatacttatgtaaataaggtatctctgtttttaatttttaataatttagcaaacatttctaaaaacctatttttgctttgtctttatgggttgttgtgtgcagattgatgaattcaatccattttagaaaaagcctgaaatgtaacaaaatgtggaaaaaatcaagggatctgaatactttctgaatgcactgtaaaacaTTAGTCAATCTTTAATTGTTCACTTTAATAACAGAGATGGCTCACAAACCGACCTGCAAACTTCTACTCTCCCGAAGAAAAAAACATGGATGACTTTTTAGATTTCCAACCACTTTTGACAAACATTTCAAAcacttctctttctgtctgttgtTGCTAGGAGCCAGCAGGTGGAGACAGAGTACTCACTGTATACAGTCGCCTCagcagacagtcagattgatttATATGGATCTGGTCTTCATATAAATCAGAGGTACAGTATGTATGCCCATAATGTCAACCAGATATACACCTTTGTTTTGGTGTTATGAGGAATCCTAGCCTGAGCTATTTACTGATTTCCTATAATGTAAAAGTGTTTGTTGTTCATAGTACTGAATGCTGTCTTATCTACTATCATGTACCATgatgaggtggcaggtagcctggcggttaagagctttgggccagtaaccgaaaggttgctggttcgaatccagcAACCAATCTGTCAATgtgaccttgagcaaggcacttaaccctaattgctcctgtgaGTCACTCAAATGTACAATGTAAAACGTAAATGCTGTTGATCCTTCGCTATGGACGTGCATGTGTTATAAACGTGCATGTGTTATAAACGTGCATGTGTTATAAACGTGCATGTAACGGGTGGCTTCATTCAGCTTGAACCTTTCTACAGCCCTACGGTTGAGAACTCTCTGCCTGCTTTAGGCCAGATGCAGGACAGCAGAATAGTACATGGTACCAGACTGGACTGTACCATATGTGTGCAGCACAGTGACGAAGCTGTGAAGTTCTGCCAGGACTGCAAGGCTACTTTCTGTGAGAACCATGTTCGAGACCACTACCAGGCCCCAGGACTGATGAAACACACATTggtggaggccacagaaggaagGAAAACCATTCCAAATGTAGACAATCACGTCCATGAAACATATGTTGAAACAGAACAAACTGCGACTCAGGTAGAGTTTCCTTCGTCTCCAGTGAAATGTCTATTTGGTCCCCTGATAGAAATTGTCAAGAAAGGTTGGGTAGGGTTGCATAATGATGGTACGGTAGGGTTGCAAAATGGTGGTAACTTTCCTTAAATTCCCCGGTTTTCCAGAAATGAGGAATCTGGATTTCCTGCTCGTTCAACAGAGATTACTAGAAAACCTGTGAATTTGGGAAAAGTTACCAAAAATCTGCAATCCTAGtagtgacctacagtatatacatgacgTGGTTCCATGACTCTCCTTCGTAGGTCTGCTCATGGAAAACATCCTTCTTCATCAGTCTTCTGGGGATTCTCATACTGGTACTTGCCCTGGTAGGACTTGTATGTTATACACGATTCTGTGTCACTGTACACGGTGAGTTTACtcattttttctttatttctcaTTTTGTTCCAGTATTAATGTTATTCACTTATTCAATTGAACCTTTTTGAACCTATTTTAAATGTCCTGCATCTCTGCAGGGTCTGAGGTGGGATTTCAGCAACGGATTGTTCTGCTGGGGAAGTCTGGATCAGAGAAGAGAGCATCAGCAAACACCATCCTGGGAAGAGAGGCCTTTAGAGTGGAGGCTTCGCCTTCGTATGGGCCACAGTGTGAGGAACAAGATGCTGTTGTGGGCCGAAATAACATAACTATGATTAACACCCCAGATGTGTTGCCATCTGAGGAAGTTGCAGGTAAAGTAGCTCAATGCATCAACATCTCAACACCTCACGTGTTCCTGCTGGTGATCAGGTTGTGCAACTGGTGCACAGAAGAGGAAAAGAAAACTGTCAAATGGATGAATGAGAACTTTGCGGAGGAGGCCCTTAAATATACCATGGTGCTGTTCACTGGTGGAGACCAGCTAGAAGGGAAACCAGTGGAGGAGTATCTAAAGGACAACAGTGATTCCCTAAAGCTTCTCAGTATGTGTGGTGGTAGACATCACGTCTTCAATAACAAAGAAAAGGATGACCTCACTCAGGTCACAGAGCTGCTGGAGAAGATAGACGGATTATTGAATGAGAATAGGGGATACTATCATGTGACAAACATCTTGAcccggagggaagaggagatcaggaggagggaggaggctcTGAGAAAGATACTGGAACAGGAGGTTAGAAAGAGGGATGCAGCCATAGAAAcgataagagaggaggaggagaaaaagagggatgcAGCCATAGCAAcgataagagaggaggaggagaaaaggagggagactgaagagagaaaaGTCTGTGAGGGGGAAGATGAAGGGAGGAAGGTCATTGATAATCTGGCATTGAAAGTCTCAGGCTCAAAAATGTATGTAGGAGTAACAGTGATCACAATGATCATACTGATTGTCCTTTAATGATCCTAAACTGAATATTAGGGAGTCTCTTCATTTGATATTCACAATCATCATCTGAACATTAGGGAGTCTCTTCATTCATCATCTGAACATTAGGGAGTCTCTTCATTCATCATCTGAACATTAGGGAGTCTCTTCATTCATCATCTGAACATTAGGGAGTCTCTTCATTCATCATCTGAACATTAGAGAGTCTCTTCATTCATCATCTGAGTCTCTTCATTCATCATCTGAACATTAGGAGTCTCTTCATTCATCATCTGAACATTAGAGAGTCTCTTCATTCATCATCTGAACATTAGGAGTCTCTTCATTCATCATCTGAACATTCATCTGAGAGTCTCTTCATTCATCATCTGAACATTAGGGAGTCTCTTCATTCATCATCTGAAAGTCTCTTCATTCATCATCTGAACATTAGAGAGTCTCTTCATTCATCATCTGAACATTAGGGAGTCTCTTCATTCATCATCTGAACATTAGAGAGTCTCTTCATTCATTCATTAGGGAGTCTCTTCATTCATCATCTGAACATTAGGGGTCTCTTCAATCATCATCTGAACATTAGGGAGTCTCTTCATTCATCATCTGAACATTAGGGAGTCTCTTCATTCATCATCTGAACATTAGGGAGTCTCTTCATTCATCATCTGAACATTAGGGAGTCTCTTCATTCATCATCTGAACATTAGGGAGTCTCTTCATTCATCATCTCTTCATTCATCATCTGAACATTAGGGAGTCTCTTCAATCATCATCGGAACATTAGGGAGTTTCTTCATTCATCATCTGAACATTAGGGAGTCTCTTCAATCATCATCTCTTATTGTAAAGCAGGGTGACCTCTGAAAACAAAACAAGTTTGCAGATGAAAATGATAAATAAGTTAATTTATTAATTGTTGATCAATACTTTCATTGATTAATTGTTAGAAGTGGTTTTATATATGCTTTATGAACAAATCTCCCATTATAACCTGGTGTTTAGAGAAATATAAGATACCTGCACTTTCTCCAATGGGTGAACAAATAATGCAGTGTCATGTATTATGCAATATAAATGTCAAAACGGTCCAGGAATACAGTTGAATCATCATACAGCTGTGTTGGGTTTGTTTGTTGCAGTATTTTCAAAGTTATATTAACTTGGCCTGGAAATTCACTATACTGTAGCTGTGTCTCATGAAGTGCTGGACCCAGTTTAAACGTCCTTTATATAACCAATATAACCAATGTCAGAACATCAATGTAAAATATCAATTATGCATTTTGTACCACGTCAGGGAAGAGCAGTTGGCTAAACTACTACCGGGAACTGCTCAGTGCCAGAGGCCAGCTAGTTACTGAGTCGTTTCACAATAAAAGTGCCTTTTGCGTCCCTTTGATATCTTGTTAGAGGTTCACCTAGGGGTCATGATGGGGGCTGTACtaaatgtttgatgtattataataattgattatgcttatgttgtattaatagaaggggaggggttataagACCCCACCCTCCTTacatttatagggtcctagactacagattaacaatATATATTCCTTATAgaggtttaatattgttccacAGTTGTTTTCTAGTCTCTCTGCCTCTTATAAAGAAACTGTCTGAGAAATGTGTGACTgtgaagacagaactctgcagtaaGCGATAAGAGACTAGTCAGACATTCCACTATAAATCAACTTGGACATTTACTGCTAAGCGTTTAGATAACACTAAAAGTCTTGTTTATGTAGCTGTGTAGGCATGGTTTTGGTCTCATGAGTAGAAGGTAATGGCGTAGGCAGTGACATCACAGGGAGTTGACTAGAAGCATGATAAAAGCAACTTGGGACCTTTTCTATTTTGCAGAACTTACTCGGAAACATGCGTGCTATGTTCctgttgtcaacttctgtctgcaattgcattaataaatgaatgaatgatttAATTAAAGAAATTGTCAGAATGCTAATTTCAACAATGAGCCAATGAGTGACAAGAACAAGGAACGAACCCCAACCAccttaagtagaaattgtgcaccaatattggattagaaaagcctgttatattaaataaagtgccctttaatatagattAAATGGAGAattccaaaaatatattttttctataTATAAATAATGCCTTACTGAAGTGCCAAAACTtaacattttgacatgtccctccccCTGTGTCACTTCTAGAAAGATTTTAATCGAGTAATTCACAACATTTTTCAaagtttcaccatcattgtaaagacctagttattttgttgctttgacaaagtcatttctaaAGATGAAGTCTGCCCCTCATTtcaaggtcaaccctgttacgtgaactgaactatactatatgttttcaaaagaaacattgaacatttaatagtcaaatcatagagtaaaagcaggtgagctggttctactctttatcaATTCTCTgctgttttgtggtggaaaattTAGCGGGTCGAGCATAACACCAACTGTTACCCATGTGAAGCTTGAATTCAATTGCCACTCCATGTTGCACACAACAATCTTCCATTcgtggccccattcattatttcctttacacggatcagtcgtcctggtcttAAGGGGATTTATAGTTGGATTAAAAAATAcattgtcaaccctgttactttatttggcacttttAATAGGCAATCACTAtagtgatttttttatttaacctcttgagatgggaaaacgtGTTTTTATGAAgttgtgctctttatgacagaatgttaaaatgaggTGAAATCAAAAGTTTTTTGGATTGGAACGACCCTGCTATTTAGGGCCAAGAAAGTTGCAACAGTACAACCTCCAGAGACCATGTTCATGCCACCAGGGGAGGGAAAGAGTCGCAAGTTCTGTTTTCTTTAACTAAACTGAGCGGCAGGATTGCAGAGTGTCGTGCCTTTCTTAACTACCTGTATGATCTTCCAGTCTTTAATTTACATTACTGGTGTCAGGTGATACTGGCCAAAAGGAAGATAAGAAATGATGAAAGGAAAGAGAGCTAGaacaggaggaaaggaggaaggggatCTAGGATAGGAGGAAAGGGATCTAGGATAGAAGAGGATGTATGTTGTAGGGATTCACCATGGCCAGTagattgtgtgcatgtaacctactcaatgactgcttgttttctcacataaactgaaatgacTTGAACTATCCGAATTTTAGCCACCAGGTAATGTTGGTGTGATTTCCGCATATTGCTCCTTTAAGACATTGGTTTCTACTGTGGGGGATCCAGGTTCAGATCCCACTCTTAACATATCTgtgctttttgtgtttttccttcatcAATCAAAGTCACCAGCACTCTTGCTTTTGA
Protein-coding regions in this window:
- the LOC135535217 gene encoding GTPase IMAP family member 7-like isoform X1, with translation MSSDETSRNSDRSMCQPITFNRTSVKWSQQVETEYSLYTVASADSQIDLYGSGLHINQSPTVENSLPALGQMQDSRIVHGTRLDCTICVQHSDEAVKFCQDCKATFCENHVRDHYQAPGLMKHTLVEATEGRKTIPNVDNHVHETYVETEQTATQVCSWKTSFFISLLGILILVLALVGLVCYTRFCVTVHGSEVGFQQRIVLLGKSGSEKRASANTILGREAFRVEASPSYGPQCEEQDAVVGRNNITMINTPDVLPSEEVAGKVAQCINISTPHVFLLVIRLCNWCTEEEKKTVKWMNENFAEEALKYTMVLFTGGDQLEGKPVEEYLKDNSDSLKLLSMCGGRHHVFNNKEKDDLTQVTELLEKIDGLLNENRGYYHVTNILTRREEEIRRREEALRKILEQEVRKRDAAIETIREEEEKKRDAAIATIREEEEKRRETEERKVCEGEDEGRKVIDNLALKVSGSKMYVGVTVITMIILIVL
- the LOC135535217 gene encoding GTPase IMAP family member 7-like isoform X2 → MQDSRIVHGTRLDCTICVQHSDEAVKFCQDCKATFCENHVRDHYQAPGLMKHTLVEATEGRKTIPNVDNHVHETYVETEQTATQVCSWKTSFFISLLGILILVLALVGLVCYTRFCVTVHGSEVGFQQRIVLLGKSGSEKRASANTILGREAFRVEASPSYGPQCEEQDAVVGRNNITMINTPDVLPSEEVAGKVAQCINISTPHVFLLVIRLCNWCTEEEKKTVKWMNENFAEEALKYTMVLFTGGDQLEGKPVEEYLKDNSDSLKLLSMCGGRHHVFNNKEKDDLTQVTELLEKIDGLLNENRGYYHVTNILTRREEEIRRREEALRKILEQEVRKRDAAIETIREEEEKKRDAAIATIREEEEKRRETEERKVCEGEDEGRKVIDNLALKVSGSKMYVGVTVITMIILIVL